The DNA region TAAACATATACgatttgtatatataacaaattctAACGGAAGTTATCGACAAAATTACCCAAAATTACGACAAAAACAAGTAGCTAAATGAAAATTAAGTGACATATATAATTggctaatatatataatgttgtttttctcaaaacaaaaaaataaaaataaaaaaatagaggtaaaTTAAAGTAACTaattgaattaattaaataccTGAGCCACAACTCGAGTCCGGTGAAGCTGAACCTCGGAATCACCAGATTCCACGCCAACAATCCCGTGCGTGTGACCATGAGCATGCACGTGCAACCCAAGATCGTCTCCACCGCCACCGCGTTGTTCTTCACCGTCACCAATCCTCTTGGACGTCTTGAAATGTAATCTATGAAAATACGACGTCGCAAAAGAATCAACGGAGAGAGTCAGAATCGCAGCGACCATTGCGATAAACCCTGTGAACGGAAACTCCCAAGCTTCTCCTTTCAGACACGGTGACGTCAGCTTCTCGTAACCTTCCGGCAACACATGCATAAACCCCGTCGCGAGGATTACGCCGGCGGCGAAGGCTTTCGTCACGAAGAAGAGAGTCGTCTCCGGCCTCAGAGACGGGAAGAATTTGCCGAGTAACGGGAACAGAACGCCGATAACTCCGGCGACGAGAACGGAAGGTATGGCGGCGATCTTGTATTTGTTAGCTCCGGCTTTGTTTTCTTCCTCGTCTTCGTGTGAACACTCGCATTTTGACTCGCCAGCGGATACGGCGATGAGGAAGAgggagatgaagaggaagaagagtaagaCCTTGACGTTACGTGTGATTCTCATCTTACCGATTAGGGTTTTGCAAAGGGGGTTGAGTACTAAAtctcttgatgatgatgacgacgctGACGAGAAgaattggaagaagaaaggacAAAATACGGGTGGAGAATTGGAGATTGGAGTGATCGTCGTTTACATCTCAAAGTGTGTGTGTcgtctatatatatctttaactgAACAGGTGATATTCTAATCGAAGACTTATTTATTATATggcaattatatatatatatatatatcaatatttgtgtgttttgctttaattatttaatgctTTTTGGTTCTGTGGGAACTCAAACAAGATTAACTTCataattttaagaagaaaagataaaaaatagaaagaaacaaatttttgaccaaaaaaaaaagaaagaaaaaaattaggtatatatttatttgtcccttaaaattaaatttttaataaaaacgaATAAACATGTAATCATCTATTTcatgaataattttaaattaataataacgATTCACCAAAATTGAATTTAAAGTACCTTACTAgaagtttcagatttttttttgctaactatcattttttttttgcttaactCCATTCATACACaaataattatcaattataATCGATAATCCGCAATCATTGAGTCATGAATCCAAATGGCCCATGtgatatatgtaatatttttttttaatatgttcataAGATTCTAAAACAACAAATGGTATTTTTAtcgataataataattaaaaaaaaaaggtgtataCGGTCATCGAacatattgttttaattttctcaGCCATTgtacaaaaattacaaatagtTGAGAGCTACTTTAAGGAGgggaaataaaagagaaaacgaatCTTTAgggattagatttttaaaagtatgaaagACTACGTTCAGTCCATACATGCTACGTGTAACAACTATGAAACTGTTTTTCTcgtgaaataattaaaataaaattatatctaaTAAACATTGAAATAAAAAGAGCTTTTAAActcttttctatttaaaattatgtCGTGAGAATGTCGACATAAAAGGTACGGAACTATATCTAACACAAGTTGACTAGTCTCTTTTTGCTTAAGCACATGTGAAGTCAAACGACTCAAACCTCTGATTATGTCGATATTATGACTCTATCTTCCCTATTTCCTTTCcatgattttctcatttttggACTTTTGACATTTCTTACGTATTATTCTAAATAATTCTATCTAAATTGTTACCTTTGGGTGTAcgcatcaaaatatatttactttttagaaAAGATGTTGCAATAGTCATAGTAATAGCATActcgtctatatatatatatatatatataagcagtCTTAAACTCTTAATAAACCAAAGCCAAAATGTTTGGTAGTTGCTACCTTTGATATGGCATGAATGtagttttgttatatttatcaAACACTTTGAAATTAAATCACGAAAGTCACGAATTTTGTTTTCCCCAAAACTCCGGAGTTTCTAACTTCTTTAGTTTTTGTAGCCGTGGATTTTACTATTTAgcatttagcataattaaagtATAGCTTTTATGATTTGTAGATATTTGTTTGTGTGGATCTGATCTAATATGCTAAAAACTTTCCACAagaaaagaagtacaagatttGATTTGAGAGACATTATCTACCAATAAAAAAGATGTTATCCcctcaatcatatatattacttccaataatatattaattttatttatgaggTAATCAATTGATCATTTGTAGcctcaaaacaaaatattttcgtTTAACTCGTCAGAATACAGACATGTATACACCACGATAACTTCTTGACTTTGTCAACGTATCACAACAAGATGATTTACTgcttaaaatctttaaaacatatatacaaattgtatattaatatacaacctaatgattttgttgaaacttAAGAAATTAATGTACAAACTACAAAGAAAAACTGAAGAGAACATAACCTTGTACGTAATTAATATACAGATTTTGAAGAGTTGTGAAAATGGTCCACACCGAATGACTTTGATTcttggagaaaaaaacaaaatgacttAATAATTTGATTCTTCGAACATGGTTGGTTTCACTTCACATCACCGAAGACTTACTCTACCATCGATCTGAAGTCTTTAGTACGTTGTCTTGGAAGGGTATAATCacattaatcaatatatataggaCCCTCTTCCATGTTTCTGAGGtgatcaatttttgttttgtattttctggTGGTTGGTACGTAATTGATTAATCCCAGAAAGTTTTatcaggcaaaaaaaaaaaaaaattgattatggGCATTAGAGAAGATGATTAGTGAGTGTGGTCACGTAATTTACCCTATACTTTCAATAATTGTAGTAGTAATTCCTTTATTAGCCACCGCACCACACAAAACTTATTGTCTTCGTCTTCTAAGCTAGGAATTAGGAATAGCATATATGAGTGCCAAACTCTAATGTAAGGGAAAGCTATCGGATAATTAAAGAATCACTTTAACTATCTTTTGCGATACAATCAATTAATCAAATACTCGATCGTCATTAGTTGAAGACTGCATAATTTATTCATTCAAACTTTGAAACTCAGTTTCAACGACTTTTTTGATTGCGacgatatatttgttttgttcaaaaataaGTCTTCTAAAGCTTTGGAAATATTTTATACTGTATAGTATTCATCATATTTCCCACTGAATTACCGTCTTGTACTGAATTAAAATgaaatcataattcataattcGTTTCAACTATTGTAGACTATTAGATTATTATTGCTTTGTTAATCAAATTTATAGTTCTTAATTgacacatatatattatattcaaCCATTGAATTCTAGTTTCTAATATATACCCGTGGATTTCTAGCCTAGTAGTTTGGACTATCATCGCCGTCATGTCATAACATGGATTCATTCTTGGTAAACATACCAAATAATAATAGTCTCTTCAAAGTCAGCATGATAAAATCTTGAACGTTTTGAAATTGAGTATGAGCAATGTATAGTTGTTGCAAACTAATAAATAAGTGAAGAAAAGAGGACCAGATAGCCAAGAGCACATGAAAGTCGACATATAAGAGAGTAATGtgagtttttctattttgacTTGCTCCCTTGCTGTGATCAAATAAGAATGGATAAGAGGCTCGTGGGATTGACGTGAGGGGGTAGGGGTCGAGATAAGGAGGAAGAATGGGGCGACagataaaatgaaataaagagCAAAGACCAAAAAACTGATAAAGAAtacgttgacaaaaaaaaaaaaaaaaaaaaaaaaaaaaaaaaaaaaaaaaaaaaaaaaaaaaaNNNNNNNNNNNNNNNNNNNNNNNNNNNNNNNNNNNNNNNNNNNNNNNNNNNNNNNNNNNNNNNNNNNNNNNNNNNNNNNNNNNNNNNNNNNNNNNNNNNNNNNNNNNNNNNNNNNNNNNNNNNNNNNNNNNNNNNNNNNNNNNNNNNNNNNNNNNNNNNNNNNNNNNNNNNNNNNNNNNNNNNNNNNNNNNNNNNNNNNNNNNNNNNNNNNNNNNNNNNNNNNNNNNNNNNNNNNNNNNNNNNNNNNNNNNNNNNNNNNNNNNNNNNNNNNNNNNNNNNNNNNNNNNNNNNNNNNNNNNNNNNNNNNNNNNNNNNNNNNNNNNNNNNNNNNNNNNNNNNNNNNNNNNNNNNNNNNNNNNNNNNNNNNNNNNNNNNNNNNNNNNNNNNNNNNNNNNNNNNNNNNNNNNNNNNNNNNNNNNNNNNNNNNNNNNNNNNNNNNNNNNNNNaaaaaaaaaaaaaaaaaaaaaaaaaaaaaaaaaaaaaaaaaaaaaaaaaaaaaactgacaaaGAATACTTCATTTCAGTATCCAATATATTGGAAAAACTATATAGTTTCCTGATTGCGAAACTGATTGCTAAGCCctttataacaacaacaacaacaaaacaaactagTAGTAATTCAGAAAACCACAAACTAGCGAGACAAGAACCATTAGAATACTTGTCCTATTTTTATAACTCTCCCTCCCCTTAAACTAAGTCATTTGAGAAGCATGATTACTGTCAAAAGAACGAGTTAAATTGTATACTAACTAGTAATTAGTAAACTAACTAGTAATTAGTAAACTAACCTGTTTGTTGAGTTATAACTGAAAAACTTTGTTCTTCTAGTTATTTTTGTGAGCCCCCCAATCTCAGTGTGCCAGAGTAGTGTGTTATTAACTCTCCTCGTCATAAGTACTCTTCTGTGTATCCCTCCCTAGTTGTCCACCTGTCAGAGTCATGCTCGAAATAGTAGTCTCTCCATAGAACTGTTCCGTTGCGTCTGCATACTGTCCATTTTGACCATATTCTCAAGTAACTTTTTTGGCCTCTTGTCGCATTAACCTTTCTTGGATTGGGTATCTGATAGCAGTtccttacaaaaatataaacacaAGTTGTCTTATGACAGATCAGTCACAAAAATATAGCTAGGAAAAATGGGCTCTCGATTAGACCGAACCGGTTTGGTCCCAACCCGAACCAGTTTTCTTTAATCGTGATTAGAAATCATTTTTTAACTCTCGGTTTCTCACAATCTTGTAGGGAGAAGAACTGAGAATACCACGTCCAttggagataaaaaaaatatatatcgttATTAAAAAATGTCACTTCATAATAACATGATTCAAGATTTCAAATCAGGAGTTATATGATATAAATTCTTTGAGGTTCGTCAACAAGAACTCGTATGATGCTTATGATAAGTGGTTTTGCTATTTTAGTAGTCACCTAATTAAGTTGCAAATCTAGTATTACCGGCCATCTAAACGCATCGCATCGTGtagtataataaattattataaaacgGGTTATTTGAATAGAACATGAGGCTTTAACGACAAGTAGGCCCAATGGGCTTAGAGCTTTCGTTTAAgaatttatttagtttgataTAATATTAGCTCTAAGCCTCTAACCGGTAATTCAAGAAGATCAAATTAATCAAGTagcttcttctatatatattctcttacaTGATCTCAATATTCTTaccatatcttcttttttattttattgtccTGGATATTATTACATTTGGGATTAAAGAGAATTGAATCTATCGTCGGTGTTGTCTTGCTTCTAACCTTCATCGtcacaattaattaaaaattatatgcaccaATTAAGTATCTCAATCTCTAAAAACCTAATTAATCGTTGGTTTACATTGTTGTTGCCTCATCCAACACATGGTAGCTGTGTTTATGAAACAACtatttttctcaaaatgttTATGTGTCGTAAAAAAATTAAGCATTAATtgtgaaaaaaattattgacaatttccaaagtttttttaaatatatatatttacatacatatatgaaaatacTCATATTTCTAAAATTCCGAAAAATGAATTCAGGTTAGTTTTAAGAAAACTATgggaatttcaaattttgatttttaaccaTAAATTATCACTTAGGACTTTGCATTAGTTTCACAATTGCAAATACCTTGAACTAAGAGTAACATGAATTGTTAATCAATGGAAAGGTATAAAAATTGgcatattttcaaaagattttgttttataaaaattctGTACAAGGTGTGATCATATACAAAAGAATTTTGTCCGGGTTATCTCTGTCTTATAATTTTATAGTAGTATTTGGAATTAATATTTGTAATCGATAACTAACTATTAAGTTGTAATAAGGCAAACAATAAGTAGTTTACAATATAATTTGTCGGTTGAATATTAGCAAAAAAATTCTGTtagtaaaacaataaatatatatttttgattctatatctattttataaactataaactCGATGTTACAGTggtaataattaaatataacgGATTATGTAATCGTTCAGTTGGTTTAATATTCTGATTAGGTTTTAGTGAtgatttcggtttggtttgttgggttttatgaGAGTTGGATCCCTCATCATTTTGTCTTTATTTTGTGACCTAGTTTTGGAGACAACGCCTGGAAGACAATCGTTGATAGATTCAACGATATAATTCAGTGAGTTATAGGAACCGTCTTTCTCTTTGTCCCAGCTAGTTACCTTGTtcaaggaggaagaggaggaaaaggaggagaagaaggaggtaaaggtgatgatgataacaAGCTGTCCACTCTTGCCATGACGTTGTTTGATGAAGTCAAGTCTAAGTCCCCGGATTTCTTCCTCCCTACAATAATAGGATACATCGGTTCCTATATTGGGTCCTTATGGTTCAAAAAACCAATCTTTGTGAAGTGGTTAGAGGTTTTGGGCATTATTTCAGGATGTGTTTCCATTGTTGAGACTCTCTACTACGTTGGCTTTGAAGTCTCCGTGTACGCTGCCAGCGGCTTTGGTTTTGTCTTTATCCTCGTGATCATTGTAAATGTGTTAGTGTAATATATCCCACATCAGTAGTTGGAAAAATTAtcgagtaatatataaagggttagagCCTCTCCACTCATTCCCAATTGATTTTGAGTTAGAAGCCCACAATAAGatcaaatttaacatggtattaGTGTAATCGTcattagaaaacataaaattttactttcGGTTTAGCTTTACAATCTTATACGTACGTCTCCATGCGAAGATAAAATATCAATCTCACACgagatttctattttatgaACCTTCCCTAATTTCTTCGTTTATGATAATTAAGGTTGTGGACATTGGACACTAGTAGTACACATACTACATAGTcaaataatcaatcaataaagTTAAATGTGTACTCAACTTCCCAATTAATAACGAGGTTTATTGAATGGGCATATGTATGTTGGATTTTACTTGTCTGGACTAATAAAGAATAATTTCTAACTATCTTTTCTTAAAGAGCCAACATTGTGGAACTGAACTGAGCTTTTGCTTGATAAATGATTATCATGAATTCTATAAAGTTGGCATAAGTataatctctctctcattttttttatgttatatttgtatTAGCATAATCACTTTACTAGAAAGTCTAGAATCATGAAAATTGTATtacctctctcttttttttttctacctgTGAGATAAGCTAGTAGTTATCATGTCGACAATGGGATCTCTAAAATGATATGTGTatacttttttgaatttttctggTAAAGGCTATGAGCCTTTTTGGTAGGTCGATCGATATTGTTTAATATTTCTAAGAAAGCAAACATTAGCAAAGGGTAATTTGCAAGGCATTCCAACAAATCCTTACACTTCAtgcaatttcatattttttccctttttcgtATAAATATAACTCTCTTTTGCATTCTCCTATTCATTAAGTTCCTTTTATCCTTTCCCTCTCAAATCCCTAAAACAACCAACCAAAACTTTCTTCTATTTTCCAGATATCACTTAATtataccaaacaaaaggaaaaaaatgaaaattagaaGTTTAATCTCATTATCTCTATCCATAGGTATCGCCCTAATTGCCATTTTAGCAtccaaaactctcttaaaaACGCATCGGCCTGAAGCTTTTATGCGCTctccttttgattttttacaAGATATCAAAATATTCTTTTGTGGTcaccgtcatcatcatcatcatcatcatcatcatcaccgtcATAAACCTTCGGATACCAAAAAGAAGGTATCGATATGCGAAGATTTCCCCAAGAATATACCTCCATTGGACACGGACACAACGTCATATCTCTGCGTTGATAAGAATGGTTGCTGCAATTTCACGACGGTGCAATCAGCAGTGGACGCGGTAGGGAATTTTAGTCAGAGAAGGAACGTGATTTGGATTAACTCCGGCATGTACTAGTATGTcgttttcaaaatatttagttaCTAAACTTtcagttaatatatatacacataacgTAACTGATATGTAATTATTGCATGGCAGTGAAAAAGTTATGATTCCGAAGACTAAACCAAACATAACGTTGCAAGGACAAGGGTTCGAGACTACGGCCATAGCGTGGAACGACACGGCCTACTCAGCTAATGGCACTTTTTACTGTGCCTCGGTCCAAGTCTTCGGTTCTCAGTTCGTCGCTAAGAACATTAGTTTCATGGTAATTTAACTAATTTATCAATTACCACAAGACAATTAACatgttttcttaaataaaatggAATCAAGGGTGTTTTCTAAGATCAAAGAGAGATGCGTAATCTGATTTATCGGTTCGGTTTTGTTCGTTTTATTAACCATCAAGGATCAATAGAAACCGGTGATCAACTGTTTGGATTTAGTAcggttttgatttcaatttctcAGAAACGATATAAGCTTGTTTTaagtattttcaaaaaatatattgctATAATCGGTTTGGTACTTAATTTCTCAGCTTTTGTTCGGGTTGGTTACGATTTATCCGAATAAAGTAAACTATGAAACCAAATCgctttattattatcttttctaCCCGGTTATGTTGGTACGTACGCTTCCTTTTTGGTTAAACCGGGTTAGGTATACCTAGTAtagcaaaattaaaataactttgGTGTGATGATATATAGAACGTGGCGCCGATACCAAAGCCAGGAGACGTAGGAGCTCAGGCGGTAGCGATAAGAAGCGCCGGAGATGAATCGGCGTTTGTGGGGTGCGGTTTCTTCGGAGCTCAAGACACTCTTCATGACGATAGAGGTCGTCATTACTTTAAGGATTGCTACATTCAAGGCTCCATCGATTTCATCTTCGGCAACGCTAAGTCTCTCTACCAGGTCTGTATATTTACGGTTCactatatttgttgttttggtttaatgCCGGTTAATTAGCTAGGGTTTCGATCCAATGTCGATCGATGTTAATGTGGTCTTGGTGGCAAGCGTAGGACTGTCGAATAATATCAATGGCGAACCAAGTGAGCCCAGGGTCAAAGGCCGTCAACGGAGCCGTGACTGCAAACGGTCGTAACTCCAAGGACGAGAACAGTGGCTTCTCGTTCGTCAACTGCTCGATCGGTGGCACTGGTCACGTGTGGCTAGGGCGTGCATGGAGGCCTTACTCACGTGTTGTCTTCGTTTCCACTACCATGACCGATGTTATCGCATCCGAAGGCTGGAACAACTTCAACGATCCCTCTAGGGACGCGTAAGTGTACAAAactcaataatattttttttttggattaatttttataagttacatatatattgcTTTTTTGTTTAGGACTATATTCTATGGAGAGTACAATTGTTCGGGTACAGGAGCTGATATGTCAAAGAGGGCACCGTATGTTCAGAAGCTTAACGAGGCTCAAGTGGCTCTCTTCATTAACACTTCTTATATCGATGGAGATCAGTGGTTACAGTTTTCCGATCtttaaatcaaatcaataaaagaGGAAAGATTAAATAATCCTCAATTCCTTCTGAGtgaaaaaatgagagaaaaaggCGTTTGATGAACTACTTTAATTACTAAACCGCCCTAGTAAAACTTGTCAGCAGTGTGAACCATATGAATAAAAGAAGGGGCATAATGGGAATTAGGTAATTCATTGTGTTTTAATAATATACAAAAGAGACCCACTCGCTCTCCACCttttcaagaagaaagaaaaagactgtCTCTCTCCCAATTACATCTAttcatcttctccttttctTGCATTTTGGTGTGTCTGAATTTGTTCACATCTCCGAAAATTATGAAATCTACCTACACAATAtccggaagaaaaaaaaaaacagattagtACATACGAGTCAGCATCTTTCAAGTAAGCATATGTacctcttatgttttttttaataaatgtatttgATCATCTTGCCAttgtattttgtaatttgttccAAGTTGTCTCTGTTTTTGATTCTTAGTAATCTGAACTATATCTTGTAGAAGATCGTGATTTCAGATTTCAATCGATCATCTTTTCAATTACCAGTTAGTTAGTTTTCAAACTCAAAAAGTCTCCTGATTTTATGTTTctatattagtatatttgaAGGAGCTTTGAGAAACTCAAATTATTTGATCAATCATCTTTGATTATTCCGATCGCCGATCGATTAGATTTGGTTGTGGTAAATCTTTGTATTTCTAGTTTGGTTAGCATTGAGTGGCACCATAAATTCATTATTCGCCgtaaatatatcaaatactaCATTCGCTATCTTGTGCTAATTCTTACTTTGCTTTGCTATCCCTTTCCCCAAAATGGTACGTTGAATTTTGAACATTGCGTCGTCAATGTCAAGTGAACGACATAGACAAATGACCACatagctttctttttttttttgataaagggTGTAATGATTGATCATCAAATATTTGGTTACAACTTCTGCTTGGATTTTTGGTCACATTGTACTTTGTATGATCATAAAGGTGTTTAAAACTCTTGTGATATACGGACGTTGACCTTTATTTAGAGATCgcctaaacttttttttttttcttttttgaaaagtatTTTAGAGAATGTTGTTGGGAATCATAAATCCACCATTGAATATCCTGTTTATAATAAAACTGAATAAATTgatgtttataataataatacatgcCTCTCTGCCGTCACAAAGAGATTatcttatcttgtttttttacataaccTCTTGGGAATTGGTTTCTCTTTCTTGCAAGCtagctctttctttttttctcttttaaaaatgaaattgttGCGGTTGGAATGTTCAACTGAACTTGATCATATTTCTTGTTGttacaagaaacaaaactcaaGATATATGGTGCTTATTGAGACTTTAACGTGTGACATTTCtttcatatacaaaaaaatatagtactatTTAGTCTATACCACCAATTTTAAGCCTTACTATTTCATCGGTTGCAGAACACAAGATAATAGGAACTGCTTAATCATAGTTATGGAAGAAGCAACACCAGTGAGTTCCGAGGTCCCTCTAGTTAAGGTAAATCTTCTTTCCTTTTAACTAGATGAAAATTTTGCTAAAgttttagacatttttttttccttgctcATTGAACATAGAtgtgatacaaaaaaatttggaattgtATAATTTCCAGTAATGAAAACTAAAAGTCTTTTACAAGTTAACTTCAATATATAACTCTACGAAAATTGTGTGTTTATATGTTGACTTTAAGTAGGATTAAAGATATGGCATGGGAAGATCTTTAGTTTTTCTTGCATGGCTTTAAGTAGGATAGAAACTATCTTAAAGAAATTAGTCAAATTACTAATTCTTGGAGAAGGTTAATTACTGTGACGATTTTTTTATTACACAGGTCGTGAATGAAGAAGTGACAAAGGAAGATCGTGTTATGgataaagaagaggaagatccATCATATGATGGTGGATTCGTAAAAGTTGAGAAAGAAGGGATCAACGCAAAGTATGGTGATGACGAGAAAGCACTGAAACAAGTTTCAATTGAAGCAAGCTCGAACGGTTCACAAAGAGAACTACATGAAGCACAAGAAAAGGCCAAAGAACTGGAGCTTGAATTGGAAAAAGTAACAGGGGAACTGAAACGGTATGAATCTGAAAACACACTTTTGAAAGACGAGCTTTTATCCACGAAAGGGAGGTtagatgaaacagagaagaagcatGAAGAGCATGAAGTGGTTAAAAAGAAGTTGCAAGAGCAAATTTCTGAAGGGGAAGCAAGACATAGCTCACAGTTGAAGTCTTTGAAAGATGCTTTGCAGTTACATGATGATAAACATAAGGAACTGACTGAAGTTAAGGAAGCTTTTGATGGGTTAGGGCTTGACGTTGAGAACtcgagaaagaagatgatagaGTTGGAGGAAAGGCTAAGACTTTCTGCTGTAAAGGCAGAGAAATTTAAAGAACTTGAAGAGAAACTGATGATTTCAGATGAAAAGTTGTCCAAAACAGATGCTCTTCTGTCTCAAGCTCTGTCCCAAAACTCTGTTCTTGAGCTGAAATTGAAATCTTTGGAGGAATTATCTGAGAAAGTAGCTGAACTAAAATCTGCTTTGATAATGGCTGAGGAGGAAGGAAATAAATCAACTAGTCAGAGGCAAGAATACCAAGAAAAGGTTACTAAACTGGAAACTTCTCTGAACCAATCAGCGGCAAGAATCTCTGAGCTTGAAGAAGATTTAAGAATTGCTTTGCAGAAAGGTGCAGAGCATGAAGATATTGGAAATGTGAGT from Camelina sativa cultivar DH55 chromosome 3, Cs, whole genome shotgun sequence includes:
- the LOC104763168 gene encoding zinc transporter 5, which gives rise to MRITRNVKVLLFFLFISLFLIAVSAGESKCECSHEDEEENKAGANKYKIAAIPSVLVAGVIGVLFPLLGKFFPSLRPETTLFFVTKAFAAGVILATGFMHVLPEGYEKLTSPCLKGEAWEFPFTGFIAMVAAILTLSVDSFATSYFHRLHFKTSKRIGDGEEQRGGGGDDLGLHVHAHGHTHGIVGVESGDSEVQLHRTRVVAQVLEVGIIVHSVVIGISLGASQSPDTAKALFAALMFHQCFEGLGLGGCIAQGNFNCMSITVMSIFFSVTTPVGIAVGMAILSSYNESSPTALIVQGVLNAASAGILIYMSLVDFLAADFMHPKMQSNTRLQIMAHISLLVGAGIMSLLAKWA
- the LOC104763188 gene encoding probable pectinesterase 8; its protein translation is MKIRSLISLSLSIGIALIAILASKTLLKTHRPEAFMRSPFDFLQDIKIFFCGHRHHHHHHHHHHRHKPSDTKKKVSICEDFPKNIPPLDTDTTSYLCVDKNGCCNFTTVQSAVDAVGNFSQRRNVIWINSGMYYEKVMIPKTKPNITLQGQGFETTAIAWNDTAYSANGTFYCASVQVFGSQFVAKNISFMNVAPIPKPGDVGAQAVAIRSAGDESAFVGCGFFGAQDTLHDDRGRHYFKDCYIQGSIDFIFGNAKSLYQDCRIISMANQVSPGSKAVNGAVTANGRNSKDENSGFSFVNCSIGGTGHVWLGRAWRPYSRVVFVSTTMTDVIASEGWNNFNDPSRDATIFYGEYNCSGTGADMSKRAPYVQKLNEAQVALFINTSYIDGDQWLQFSDL